One genomic region from Caballeronia sp. M1242 encodes:
- a CDS encoding LysR family transcriptional regulator yields MSFRTLDLNLLKVFEALMTEGAVTRAATKLSLTQPAVSNALGRLREAFGDPLFVRHGAGVAPTQRAMALWGPIGESLARIRGALDEQTFLPSLADVNFSLSMSDYVAGIVMPRLITRFGKTAPGVRFHTVPNILLDAPALLEGNRVDYLIGVYVNETLPPAHIRSRSLWTVDYGCIMRRDHPLAEAGRLTTRRFLNARHVDVSLAGQTQPTFDTFLASRGLRRNLVATVNHYTVACDMIRASDLIGVLPSDLCERAAASGELVSVRAPLEAPDRVISLFWHQRNETLPAHRWLREQLVDMFAAPQLAAPASGGRRKTSARRNGRTSARPVA; encoded by the coding sequence ATGAGCTTCCGTACGCTTGACCTGAATTTGCTGAAAGTATTCGAAGCATTGATGACCGAAGGCGCGGTCACGCGGGCAGCCACCAAGCTGTCGCTCACGCAGCCGGCCGTCAGCAACGCGCTCGGCCGGTTGCGCGAGGCCTTCGGCGACCCGCTCTTCGTGCGCCACGGCGCGGGCGTCGCGCCGACTCAGCGCGCGATGGCGTTGTGGGGGCCCATCGGGGAGTCGCTCGCCCGCATCCGCGGCGCGCTCGACGAGCAGACCTTCCTTCCATCGCTCGCCGACGTGAACTTCAGCCTGTCGATGTCCGACTACGTCGCGGGCATCGTCATGCCGCGACTCATCACGCGCTTCGGTAAGACTGCGCCCGGCGTGCGTTTTCATACGGTGCCAAACATCCTGCTCGATGCGCCCGCGCTGCTGGAGGGCAATCGCGTGGATTATCTGATCGGCGTCTATGTGAACGAAACGCTGCCGCCGGCGCATATTCGCTCGCGTTCGCTGTGGACCGTGGATTATGGATGCATCATGCGGCGCGATCACCCGCTCGCCGAAGCGGGCAGGCTGACGACGCGACGCTTTCTGAACGCGCGTCACGTCGATGTCAGCCTCGCGGGGCAGACGCAGCCCACGTTCGATACCTTTCTCGCGTCACGCGGACTGCGGCGCAATCTCGTCGCGACGGTGAACCATTACACCGTGGCGTGCGACATGATCCGCGCGAGCGATCTGATCGGCGTACTGCCGAGCGATCTGTGCGAAAGGGCGGCGGCAAGCGGCGAACTGGTCAGCGTGCGCGCGCCGCTGGAGGCGCCGGATCGCGTCATCAGCCTCTTCTGGCATCAGCGCAACGAAACGCTGCCGGCGCACCGTTGGCTGCGCGAGCAACTGGTCGATATGTTCGCCGCGCCGCAACTGGCGGCGCCCGCAAGCGGCGGCCGGCGCAAGACATCGGCGAGACGAAACGGGCGGACTTCCGCACGCCCGGTCGCCTGA
- a CDS encoding glucose 1-dehydrogenase produces the protein MSKLAGKVAVVTGASKGIGAGIAKALAAEGASVVVNYASSRNGADAVVADIVAANGKAIAVGGDVSNAADAKGVVNAAVETYGRLDIVVNNSGIYEFSPIEEITEEHFHKQFNVNVLGVLLVTQAASKHLGEGASIINVSSVVSRITPPASAVYSGTKGAVDAITGVLARELGARKIRVNSINPGMVATEGTHTAGIIGSEMETGIVAQTPLGRLGNPDDIASVAVFLASDEARWLTGESIIASGGLR, from the coding sequence ATGAGCAAGCTCGCAGGCAAAGTGGCTGTCGTCACGGGTGCATCGAAGGGTATCGGCGCTGGCATCGCGAAGGCGCTCGCGGCGGAAGGCGCATCGGTGGTGGTGAACTACGCAAGCAGCCGGAATGGCGCGGACGCGGTCGTGGCCGATATCGTCGCGGCTAACGGAAAGGCCATCGCTGTCGGTGGCGACGTGTCGAATGCAGCGGACGCCAAAGGCGTCGTGAATGCGGCGGTGGAAACCTATGGCCGCCTCGATATCGTCGTAAACAACTCGGGCATCTATGAGTTCTCGCCCATCGAGGAGATCACCGAAGAGCATTTCCATAAGCAGTTCAATGTGAACGTGCTGGGCGTGCTACTCGTGACGCAGGCCGCTTCGAAGCATCTGGGCGAAGGCGCGAGCATCATCAACGTGAGCTCGGTCGTGAGCCGCATCACGCCGCCCGCGAGCGCGGTCTATAGCGGCACCAAAGGCGCCGTCGATGCAATCACGGGCGTGCTGGCGCGCGAACTCGGCGCGAGGAAGATTCGCGTGAACTCGATCAATCCCGGCATGGTCGCGACCGAAGGCACGCACACCGCAGGCATCATCGGCTCGGAGATGGAAACGGGCATCGTCGCTCAGACGCCGCTCGGCCGGCTGGGGAATCCGGACGATATCGCGTCAGTCGCGGTGTTCCTCGCATCGGACGAAGCGCGCTGGCTGACGGGCGAGAGCATCATCGCGAGCGGCGGGCTGCGCTAA
- the acnD gene encoding Fe/S-dependent 2-methylisocitrate dehydratase AcnD, whose product MNSANRKPLPGLSLDYFDARAAVEALAPGAYDTLPYTSRVLAENLVRRCDPAILDASLMQLIERKRERDFPWFPARVVCHDILGQTALVDLAGLRDAIADQGGDPAQVNPVVPVQLIVDHSLAVECGGFDPDAFAKNRAIEDRRNEDRFDFINWTKKAFKNVEVIPPGNGIMHQINLERMSPVIHAVDGLAYPDTLVGTDSHTPHVDALGVIAIGVGGLEAENVMLGRASWMRLPDIVGVELSGMRQPGITATDIVLALTEFLRKEKVVGAYLEFYGEGASSLTLGDRATISNMAPEYGATAAMFYIDERTIDYLRLTGRDEKQVSLVEHYAKTTGLWADSLAHAQYERVLRFDLSTVVRNMAGPSNPHRRLPVSELAARGIAREWENTPGQMPDGAVIIAAITSCTNTSNPRNVIAAALLARNANAQGLTRKPWVKSSLAPGSKVVELYLHKAGLLPELEQLGFGIVAFACTTCNGMSGALDPVIQQEIVDRDLYATAVLSGNRNFDGRIHPYAKQAFLASPPLVVAYAIAGTIRVDIERDALGIGKNGQPVYLKDIWPSDEEIDDIVRQSVKPEQFRKIYEPMFALNAASNESISSLYDWRPQSTYIRRPPYWEGALAGERTLKGMRPLAVLGDNITTDHLSPSNAILATSAAGEYLAKMGLPEEDFNSYATHRGDHLTALRATFANPTLINEMAVVNGEVKKGSLARIEPEGKVTRMWEAIETYMERKQPLIIIAGADYGQGSSRDWAAKGVRLAGVEAIVAEGFERIHRTNLIGMGVLPLEFKPGMNRQTFGIDGTETYDVIGERTPRADLTLVIHRTNGERVEVPVTCRLDTAEEVSIYEAGGVLQRFAQDFLESAKAAA is encoded by the coding sequence ATGAATAGCGCAAACCGCAAACCCCTCCCCGGCCTCTCGCTCGACTACTTCGATGCGCGTGCAGCCGTCGAAGCCCTCGCGCCGGGCGCGTATGACACGCTGCCCTACACGTCGCGCGTGCTCGCCGAGAATCTGGTTCGCCGCTGCGACCCGGCGATCCTCGATGCATCGCTGATGCAACTCATCGAAAGAAAGCGCGAACGCGATTTTCCGTGGTTTCCCGCGCGCGTCGTCTGTCACGACATTCTCGGGCAGACGGCGCTCGTCGATCTCGCGGGCCTGCGCGATGCCATCGCGGACCAGGGCGGCGATCCCGCGCAAGTGAATCCCGTGGTGCCCGTGCAGTTGATTGTCGATCATTCGCTCGCAGTGGAATGCGGCGGCTTCGATCCGGACGCCTTCGCGAAGAACCGCGCTATCGAAGACCGGCGCAACGAGGATCGCTTCGATTTCATTAACTGGACCAAGAAGGCATTCAAAAATGTTGAAGTGATTCCGCCGGGCAACGGAATCATGCATCAGATCAATCTGGAGCGGATGTCGCCTGTGATTCACGCGGTCGATGGCCTCGCCTATCCGGATACGCTCGTGGGCACCGACAGTCACACGCCTCACGTCGATGCGCTCGGCGTCATCGCTATCGGCGTGGGCGGCCTCGAAGCCGAGAATGTCATGCTCGGCCGCGCGTCGTGGATGCGGCTGCCGGATATCGTCGGCGTCGAGTTGAGCGGCATGCGCCAGCCGGGCATCACGGCCACCGATATCGTGCTCGCGCTCACCGAGTTCCTTCGCAAGGAGAAAGTGGTCGGCGCATACCTCGAGTTCTATGGCGAAGGCGCATCGAGCCTCACGCTCGGCGACCGCGCGACAATCTCGAACATGGCGCCCGAATACGGCGCGACGGCGGCGATGTTCTATATCGACGAGCGCACGATCGACTATCTGCGCCTGACCGGCCGCGACGAGAAGCAAGTGAGTCTCGTCGAGCACTATGCAAAAACCACTGGCCTGTGGGCCGATTCGCTCGCGCATGCGCAATATGAACGCGTGCTGCGCTTCGATCTCTCCACCGTCGTGCGCAACATGGCGGGTCCGTCGAATCCGCATCGACGCTTGCCCGTTTCCGAGCTCGCGGCGCGTGGCATCGCGCGTGAATGGGAGAACACGCCCGGACAGATGCCGGACGGCGCGGTCATCATCGCGGCGATCACGAGCTGCACGAACACGAGCAATCCACGCAACGTGATTGCAGCAGCGCTGCTCGCGCGCAATGCGAATGCGCAAGGGCTCACGCGCAAGCCGTGGGTGAAGTCATCGCTCGCGCCCGGTTCGAAAGTGGTCGAACTGTATCTGCACAAAGCCGGCCTGTTGCCCGAACTCGAACAACTCGGTTTCGGCATCGTCGCGTTCGCATGCACGACGTGCAACGGCATGTCCGGCGCGCTCGATCCCGTCATTCAGCAAGAGATCGTCGATCGCGATCTGTACGCCACCGCCGTGCTCTCCGGCAATCGCAATTTCGACGGACGTATTCATCCGTATGCGAAGCAGGCGTTTCTCGCGTCGCCGCCGCTCGTCGTCGCGTATGCCATTGCGGGGACCATACGCGTCGATATCGAACGCGATGCGCTCGGTATCGGCAAGAACGGGCAGCCTGTCTATCTGAAGGACATCTGGCCGAGCGATGAAGAGATCGACGATATCGTCAGACAGAGCGTGAAGCCCGAGCAGTTCCGCAAGATCTACGAGCCGATGTTCGCGCTGAACGCCGCGAGCAATGAGTCAATCAGCTCGCTCTATGACTGGCGCCCGCAAAGCACCTATATTCGCCGTCCGCCGTATTGGGAAGGCGCGCTCGCAGGCGAACGAACGCTCAAAGGCATGCGCCCGCTCGCGGTGCTCGGCGACAACATCACGACGGACCATCTCTCGCCGTCCAATGCGATCCTCGCAACGAGCGCGGCCGGTGAATACCTCGCAAAAATGGGCTTGCCCGAAGAGGACTTCAATTCATACGCGACGCATCGCGGCGATCATCTGACGGCGTTGCGCGCGACGTTTGCGAACCCCACGCTCATCAACGAGATGGCAGTTGTGAATGGCGAAGTAAAGAAAGGCTCGCTTGCTCGCATCGAACCTGAAGGCAAGGTGACGCGCATGTGGGAAGCCATCGAAACGTATATGGAACGCAAGCAGCCGCTCATCATCATCGCGGGTGCGGATTACGGGCAAGGCTCGTCGCGCGACTGGGCCGCGAAGGGCGTGAGGCTCGCGGGCGTCGAGGCGATCGTCGCCGAAGGCTTCGAGCGCATTCATCGCACGAACTTGATCGGCATGGGCGTGTTGCCGCTCGAATTCAAGCCGGGCATGAATCGGCAGACGTTCGGCATAGACGGCACCGAAACCTATGACGTGATCGGCGAGCGCACGCCGCGCGCGGATCTCACGCTCGTCATTCATCGCACGAATGGCGAGCGCGTGGAAGTGCCGGTGACGTGCCGCCTCGATACCGCGGAAGAAGTCTCGATCTACGAAGCCGGCGGCGTGTTGCAACGCTTCGCTCAGGACTTCCTCGAATCGGCGAAGGCAGCGGCCTGA
- the prpF gene encoding 2-methylaconitate cis-trans isomerase PrpF — translation MAYAPQIKIAATYMRGGTSKGVFFRLNDLPEAARVAGPARDALLLRVIGSPDPYGKQIDGMGGATSSTSKTVIVSKSTRPDHDVDYLFGQVSIDKPFVDWSGNCGNLSAAVGPFAITSGLIDAERVPDNGIAIVRIWQANIGKTIIAHVPITKGAVQETGDFELDGVTFPAAEIQLEFVDPAAEEEGAQGAMFPTGNIVDDLEVPGIGTFKATMINAGIPTIFVNAEDIGYKGTELQDAINGDNAALTRFETIRAYGALRMGLIKSLDEIAQRQHTPKIAFVARPAEYVASSGKRIGAEDIDVLVRALSMGKLHHAMMGTAAVAIGTAAAIPGTLVNLAAGGGARQSVRFGHPSGTLRVGAEAVEANGEWSVKKAIMSRSARVLFEGFVRVPDPRDSVSE, via the coding sequence ATGGCTTACGCACCTCAGATCAAGATCGCCGCGACCTACATGCGCGGCGGCACCAGCAAGGGCGTTTTCTTTCGCCTGAACGATCTGCCCGAAGCGGCGCGCGTGGCGGGACCCGCGCGCGATGCGCTGCTGTTGCGCGTGATCGGCAGCCCCGACCCGTACGGCAAGCAGATCGACGGCATGGGCGGCGCGACGTCGAGCACGAGCAAGACCGTCATCGTCTCGAAGAGCACACGGCCCGATCACGATGTCGACTATCTGTTCGGGCAAGTGTCGATCGACAAGCCGTTCGTCGACTGGAGCGGCAACTGCGGCAATCTCTCGGCGGCAGTCGGACCGTTTGCCATCACGAGCGGCCTTATCGATGCTGAGCGCGTGCCGGACAACGGCATCGCGATCGTGCGTATCTGGCAGGCGAACATCGGCAAGACGATCATCGCGCATGTGCCGATCACGAAGGGCGCCGTGCAGGAAACGGGCGACTTCGAACTGGACGGCGTGACGTTTCCGGCCGCAGAAATACAACTCGAATTCGTCGATCCCGCAGCGGAGGAAGAAGGCGCGCAAGGCGCAATGTTCCCCACAGGCAATATCGTCGATGATCTCGAAGTGCCAGGCATCGGCACCTTCAAGGCAACGATGATCAACGCGGGCATCCCGACCATCTTCGTGAATGCAGAAGACATCGGCTATAAGGGCACCGAGCTTCAGGACGCGATCAACGGCGACAACGCGGCATTGACGCGTTTCGAAACCATTCGCGCCTACGGCGCGCTGCGCATGGGGCTGATCAAGAGCCTCGATGAGATTGCCCAACGCCAGCACACGCCCAAGATCGCGTTCGTCGCGCGTCCGGCGGAGTACGTTGCGTCGAGCGGCAAGCGCATCGGCGCGGAAGATATCGATGTCCTCGTGCGTGCGTTGTCGATGGGCAAGCTACATCACGCGATGATGGGCACCGCCGCTGTCGCCATCGGCACGGCCGCCGCGATTCCCGGCACGCTCGTCAATCTCGCGGCGGGCGGTGGCGCGCGTCAGTCGGTGCGCTTCGGTCATCCGTCCGGGACGTTGCGCGTCGGCGCGGAAGCGGTCGAAGCGAACGGTGAATGGTCAGTCAAGAAGGCCATCATGAGCCGCAGCGCGCGCGTGCTGTTCGAAGGCTTCGTGCGTGTGCCCGATCCTCGGGACAGCGTGTCTGAGTAG
- a CDS encoding amidohydrolase family protein, with translation MQSILFQNAALLDPARAEVLDAHHVLVENGVVKEISDKPLKSASSRVIDLKGKTLMPGLIDLHVHVVAVQLNLSQQVHMPNVLVTLRSVPIMRGMLRRGFTTVRDAGGAGHPHKLAVESGLAVGPRLFVAGRALSQTGGHGDMRARSDYMGDSAPCGCCVRVGALARVADGVDEVRRAAREELQMGADHLKIMASGGVASPTDPVGAYGYAEDEVRAIVEEARARNTYVMAHAYTADAIARVVRWGVRTIEHGNLIDAPTAKLMAEHGAYVVPTLVTYEALASEGAQYGLGEESVAKIEDVREAGLRSLEIYREAGVKMGFGSDLLGPSQRLQSDEFRIRSDVLGNAAALAAATTTAAEVLGLPGKLGCIAPGAWADMIVVDGNPLEDISCMLGQGERIPLVMKGGEIQFDELEAR, from the coding sequence GTGCAAAGCATCCTTTTCCAGAACGCCGCCCTGCTCGATCCCGCGAGAGCCGAAGTGCTCGACGCGCATCACGTCCTCGTCGAGAACGGCGTCGTCAAGGAGATATCGGACAAGCCGCTGAAGAGCGCGTCATCGCGCGTCATCGATCTCAAGGGCAAGACGTTGATGCCGGGGCTCATCGACCTGCACGTGCATGTCGTGGCCGTGCAATTGAATCTGTCGCAGCAGGTCCATATGCCCAATGTGCTCGTCACGCTGCGCTCAGTGCCGATCATGCGCGGCATGTTGCGGCGCGGCTTCACCACCGTGCGCGATGCCGGCGGCGCGGGCCACCCGCACAAACTCGCGGTCGAAAGTGGCCTGGCCGTGGGACCGCGCCTTTTCGTTGCCGGACGCGCGCTCAGCCAGACCGGCGGCCACGGCGATATGCGCGCCCGGTCCGACTATATGGGCGACAGCGCGCCGTGCGGATGCTGCGTGCGCGTGGGCGCGCTCGCGCGCGTCGCGGACGGCGTGGACGAGGTGCGCCGCGCGGCGCGCGAGGAATTGCAGATGGGCGCCGATCATCTGAAGATCATGGCGTCGGGCGGCGTGGCATCGCCTACCGATCCTGTCGGCGCATACGGCTATGCGGAGGACGAAGTGCGTGCCATCGTCGAGGAAGCGCGCGCCCGCAATACGTATGTGATGGCGCACGCGTACACGGCGGATGCCATCGCGCGAGTCGTGCGCTGGGGCGTGCGCACGATCGAGCACGGCAACCTGATCGATGCGCCCACCGCGAAGCTGATGGCCGAACACGGCGCCTACGTGGTGCCGACGCTCGTCACCTACGAAGCGCTGGCGTCGGAGGGCGCGCAGTACGGTCTCGGCGAGGAAAGCGTCGCGAAGATCGAGGATGTGCGCGAGGCGGGTCTGCGATCGCTCGAAATCTATCGCGAGGCAGGCGTGAAGATGGGGTTCGGCTCGGACTTGCTCGGACCTTCGCAGCGGCTGCAAAGCGATGAATTTCGCATTCGATCCGACGTGCTCGGCAATGCGGCGGCGCTCGCGGCCGCCACGACGACGGCCGCCGAAGTGCTCGGCCTGCCCGGGAAGCTCGGTTGCATCGCGCCGGGCGCGTGGGCCGACATGATCG
- a CDS encoding MFS transporter has product MSNVSARIERLPFGRFHWRLLMMGGFGYAFDAMDAAAVAFVLPVLRHDWALTSVQTGVLGSGNFIGYFFGALFAGTLGDSIGRRKVMMYALLLYSVASVVSAMTDSWPTFLASRIVAGMGTGAESAIIAPYLAEFVAKRYRGVFTGALAGFFSFGFVAAALLGYFVVPAFPSGWRTVLFITALPVVMLLWWRRSLPESPRWLESRKRHDDADRVLADIEADFARQGIALPAAAAVGPTGAPPAPTGTLVANFRALWAGRQARITVKTWLMWLSITFSYYAFFTWIPGLLVQHGMSITRSFGYSLAMYVAQVPGYFTAAWLNERIGRQATIASYMLCGGACALGMAFASTNGEIMLAGICLSFFMNGTYAGVYAYTAEVFPTAVRTTGAGTASAIGRIGAIVSPILVGYLYPISGFAGVFGATTVVLLLGALAVVVMGVPTRGRSLEDIAAGEAEDVASVTHAAKY; this is encoded by the coding sequence GTGTCGAATGTATCCGCGCGCATCGAACGTCTTCCTTTCGGACGCTTTCATTGGCGCCTCTTGATGATGGGCGGCTTCGGCTATGCCTTCGATGCCATGGACGCCGCAGCGGTCGCGTTCGTGCTCCCGGTGCTGCGGCACGACTGGGCGCTGACCAGCGTGCAGACAGGCGTCCTCGGCAGCGGCAACTTTATCGGCTACTTTTTCGGCGCGCTGTTCGCGGGCACGCTCGGCGATTCGATCGGCCGGCGCAAGGTGATGATGTATGCGCTACTGCTCTACAGCGTCGCGTCTGTCGTCAGCGCGATGACCGATTCGTGGCCCACGTTCCTCGCCTCGCGCATCGTCGCTGGCATGGGCACGGGCGCGGAAAGCGCGATCATCGCGCCATATCTCGCGGAGTTCGTCGCGAAACGCTATCGCGGCGTCTTCACGGGCGCGCTCGCCGGCTTCTTTTCGTTCGGCTTCGTCGCGGCCGCGCTGCTCGGCTATTTCGTCGTTCCGGCGTTTCCCTCGGGCTGGCGCACCGTGCTCTTCATCACGGCGCTTCCCGTGGTCATGCTCTTGTGGTGGCGCCGCTCGCTGCCCGAGTCGCCGCGCTGGCTCGAAAGCCGCAAGCGTCACGACGACGCCGACCGCGTGCTCGCCGACATCGAAGCGGATTTCGCGCGGCAAGGCATCGCGCTACCGGCTGCCGCAGCCGTCGGTCCGACCGGCGCGCCGCCCGCGCCCACCGGCACGCTCGTCGCGAACTTCCGCGCGCTGTGGGCAGGACGGCAGGCGCGCATCACGGTCAAGACCTGGCTGATGTGGCTCTCCATCACGTTCAGCTATTACGCGTTCTTCACATGGATTCCCGGCCTGCTGGTACAGCACGGCATGAGCATCACGCGCAGCTTCGGTTATTCGCTCGCGATGTACGTCGCGCAAGTGCCGGGCTACTTCACGGCGGCATGGTTGAACGAACGCATCGGCCGGCAAGCGACGATCGCCTCGTACATGCTGTGCGGCGGTGCCTGCGCGCTCGGCATGGCGTTCGCGAGCACCAACGGCGAGATCATGCTGGCGGGCATCTGCCTGTCGTTCTTCATGAACGGCACGTATGCCGGCGTCTATGCATACACGGCCGAAGTCTTTCCGACCGCCGTGCGGACGACCGGCGCGGGCACGGCGTCGGCCATCGGCCGGATCGGCGCAATCGTCTCGCCGATTCTCGTCGGCTATCTGTATCCCATCTCCGGCTTCGCGGGCGTGTTCGGCGCGACGACCGTCGTGCTGCTGCTCGGCGCGCTGGCGGTCGTGGTGATGGGCGTGCCGACGCGAGGACGCTCGCTCGAAGACATTGCAGCGGGCGAGGCGGAAGACGTGGCATCGGTCACGCACGCCGCCAAGTATTGA